In Candidatus Methylomirabilota bacterium, one DNA window encodes the following:
- a CDS encoding redoxin domain-containing protein, whose product MSRLPKLVRSWLLLGVLLAGVLVGVSVTTALEVGEKAPDFTLPGTTGEKISLSQFRGNKLVLIEFYVGESPTUAANLSTRKVDYGRFRDLNVQILGISADHTFAQQTFAESLQLPYPLLSDSPDLQVIRNYGVLWPDQIGPLKDSGVVVEHRPNTAARRAFFLVDQQGIVRGKWLIANNAIFPSEDILKVARAMTGKQ is encoded by the coding sequence ATGAGCAGGCTGCCGAAGCTCGTGAGAAGCTGGTTGCTGTTGGGCGTGCTGCTGGCCGGCGTGCTCGTAGGAGTCAGCGTGACCACAGCCCTGGAGGTCGGGGAGAAGGCGCCGGACTTTACGCTCCCCGGCACGACGGGGGAGAAGATCAGCCTGAGCCAGTTCCGCGGCAACAAGCTGGTTCTTATCGAGTTCTACGTCGGCGAGTCCCCAACGTGAGCGGCGAACCTGTCGACCAGGAAGGTCGACTATGGCAGGTTCCGGGATTTAAACGTCCAGATTCTCGGGATCAGCGCTGACCACACCTTCGCACAACAGACGTTCGCGGAGTCGCTTCAGCTCCCGTACCCGCTCCTCAGCGACTCTCCGGACCTCCAGGTTATCCGGAATTACGGCGTCCTTTGGCCCGACCAGATTGGCCCCTTGAAGGACAGCGGTGTGGTGGTCGAGCATCGACCGAATACGGCTGCACGGCGGGCGTTCTTCCTGGTGGATCAGCAGGGGATCGTCCGGGGGAAGTGGTTGATCGCGAACAACGCCATTTTCCCCAGCGAGGACATACTCAAGGTTGCGCGCGCGATGACTGGGAAGCAGTAG
- a CDS encoding carbohydrate ABC transporter permease encodes MLYGLILAVAVWLIGPFVWLFVTSISYQRNLMARPLSFIPPEVTLDNYKMIFGLVRFHAEGQAAKILPSMLNSLVVASLVTALNLVIGTTAGYAYARYRFPLKTLSLFALLFTRMLPTVVLIPAFFLMLRALGLQNTLTGLIVAYCSFTLPFTVWIMKAYFETVPAELDKSALVDGCNRLQAYLYVVLPVSGPGLVAGGAFTFMLCWNEFIVAQVLNTKPGTTTLPPVIAGMNGQINIDYSVIAASGFLGALPAVLLVLFFQKYLVEGLTAGSVKG; translated from the coding sequence GTGCTGTATGGGCTGATCCTGGCGGTGGCCGTCTGGCTCATCGGCCCCTTCGTCTGGCTCTTCGTCACCAGCATCTCCTACCAGCGCAACCTCATGGCCCGGCCTCTGTCCTTCATTCCGCCCGAGGTGACGCTGGACAACTACAAGATGATCTTCGGGCTGGTCCGGTTCCATGCCGAAGGTCAGGCCGCCAAGATCCTGCCCTCCATGCTGAACAGCCTGGTCGTGGCCTCACTCGTCACCGCGCTCAACTTGGTGATCGGCACCACGGCGGGCTATGCCTATGCCCGCTACCGATTCCCGCTGAAGACGCTCTCGCTCTTCGCGCTCCTCTTCACGCGGATGCTGCCGACCGTGGTCTTGATCCCGGCGTTCTTCCTGATGCTGCGGGCCCTGGGCCTCCAGAACACGCTGACCGGGCTCATCGTGGCCTATTGCTCCTTCACGCTGCCCTTTACCGTGTGGATCATGAAGGCCTACTTCGAGACGGTGCCGGCCGAGCTCGACAAGAGCGCCCTGGTCGACGGCTGCAATCGCCTCCAGGCCTACCTGTACGTAGTGCTGCCCGTGTCGGGCCCGGGTCTCGTGGCGGGAGGCGCCTTCACCTTCATGCTGTGCTGGAACGAGTTCATCGTCGCCCAGGTGCTGAACACCAAGCCGGGGACGACGACACTCCCGCCGGTCATCGCGGGGATGAACGGGCAGATCAATATCGACTACTCGGTGATCGCCGCCTCCGGCTTCCTGGGCGCGCTCCCCGCCGTGCTCCTCGTCCTCTTCTTCCAGAAGTATCTGGTGGAGGGCCTGACCGCCGGCTCGGTCAAGGGCTAG
- a CDS encoding sugar ABC transporter permease, which yields MRGPTGADSHPVTTEPNRSTIPHRIPSQTMAPGLHLPSIRLSERWFAFLLVLPALLGIFLVVLFPLLYSLWLSFTDVNLLRTTGPAIELFGVRVPLFRWIGLQNYVKILHDPLYWSSLWRTLYFVGAFVLEATVIGMGMALVLQERFTGRPLMRSLLLVPWSLSRVVVGLLWVGILDFEFGALNGLLSNLGLIDGSISFFKDGFSALNVLVSVYMWNQAPFATLLFLAGMQSVQEDLYSAAEVDGAGYWQRFRYVTLPALRPIVFLVLVLATVNGFLMLDLIYVLTMGGPGHDTTTVSWLGFQTTFTFFKFGPGTAILYTLTALCLLLTFVYQRLLLARFEPES from the coding sequence GTGAGGGGCCCGACTGGCGCGGACTCCCATCCCGTGACCACCGAGCCGAATCGCTCGACTATCCCGCACCGGATCCCGAGCCAGACCATGGCGCCCGGGCTCCACCTGCCATCGATCCGTCTCTCGGAGCGATGGTTCGCCTTTCTCCTCGTCCTGCCCGCGCTCCTCGGAATCTTCCTCGTCGTCTTGTTCCCGCTCCTGTACTCGCTGTGGCTCTCCTTCACCGACGTCAACCTGCTCCGGACCACCGGCCCGGCCATTGAGCTCTTCGGGGTCCGCGTGCCGCTCTTCCGCTGGATCGGGCTTCAGAACTACGTCAAGATCCTCCACGATCCGCTCTACTGGAGCTCGCTCTGGCGCACCCTCTACTTCGTCGGGGCCTTCGTGCTCGAGGCCACCGTCATCGGCATGGGCATGGCGCTGGTGCTGCAGGAGCGGTTCACCGGGCGTCCGCTCATGCGGAGCCTTCTCCTTGTTCCTTGGTCTCTCTCTCGTGTCGTCGTCGGGCTCCTCTGGGTCGGCATCCTCGACTTCGAATTCGGAGCGCTGAATGGTCTGCTCTCGAACCTCGGTCTGATCGACGGCTCTATCTCTTTCTTCAAGGACGGCTTCAGCGCCCTCAATGTCCTCGTCTCGGTCTACATGTGGAACCAGGCCCCCTTTGCCACCCTGCTCTTCCTGGCGGGCATGCAATCCGTCCAGGAGGATCTGTACAGCGCGGCGGAGGTGGACGGGGCGGGGTACTGGCAGCGCTTCCGCTACGTCACCCTGCCTGCGCTCCGGCCCATCGTGTTCCTGGTCCTGGTCCTGGCCACGGTGAACGGGTTCCTGATGCTCGACCTGATCTACGTGCTGACCATGGGCGGCCCCGGACACGACACGACGACCGTCTCGTGGCTCGGCTTCCAGACGACGTTCACGTTCTTCAAGTTCGGTCCGGGCACCGCCATCCTGTATACGCTGACCGCCCTCTGCCTGCTCCTCACCTTCGTCTACCAGCGGCTGCTCCTCGCCCGCTTCGAACCGGAGAGCTGA
- a CDS encoding substrate-binding domain-containing protein yields the protein MKTISRRTFLKTSGLLGASAVLADGLRAPAHADKPISFSGWVFKPDTVKDYVNYYNQKFHGQVNYEAIPWAQYHPTMETRALAGEVVDVMYCNHNNRERWYENGLIRAVDDLPGADELKKKMTPANLDSLKNKDGTKLLGLPYFTSLFILIYNEPMLQQAGIKAPAKSWDELVEHCTKLKKDKVSDTPFLPNWNNSPSGTMPQFMSDCFSEGAQVFDAKNRVIVDQEPGAARAMERWQKLYKAELVNPEVLTKTSSTDTHRLFWTGRYAYHTNHSYYLKTIAGEPENSKLAPKKAKMAMYPGNGSSYMWTDSYVVNAKTKVLEDAWKLTRFLGGNLHGDWYVQRQWCLISGLDNPYPEMYDHAEIIQSYDRWIDLKLLREQYKKGKVIAAYKEPWYGEYDTKAVATVQNIIRGVTTVPKGLKDLTALQKSLA from the coding sequence ATGAAGACCATCAGTCGGCGGACCTTCCTCAAGACCTCGGGCCTGCTCGGCGCGTCGGCGGTGCTTGCCGACGGTCTGCGCGCCCCCGCCCACGCGGACAAGCCGATCAGCTTCTCGGGGTGGGTGTTCAAGCCCGACACGGTCAAGGACTACGTCAACTACTACAACCAGAAGTTCCATGGCCAGGTGAACTACGAGGCCATCCCGTGGGCGCAGTACCACCCGACCATGGAGACCCGCGCGCTGGCGGGCGAAGTCGTCGACGTCATGTACTGCAATCACAATAACCGGGAGCGCTGGTACGAGAACGGCCTGATCCGGGCCGTCGACGATCTACCCGGGGCAGACGAGCTCAAGAAGAAGATGACCCCAGCGAATCTCGACAGCCTCAAGAACAAGGACGGCACCAAGCTCCTCGGCCTGCCGTACTTCACCAGTCTCTTCATCCTGATCTACAACGAGCCCATGCTCCAGCAGGCGGGCATCAAGGCCCCCGCGAAGAGCTGGGACGAGCTGGTCGAACACTGCACGAAGCTCAAGAAGGACAAGGTCAGCGACACGCCCTTCTTGCCCAACTGGAACAATAGTCCGTCCGGAACCATGCCGCAGTTCATGAGCGACTGCTTCTCGGAGGGCGCCCAGGTCTTCGACGCGAAGAACCGGGTCATCGTCGACCAGGAGCCGGGGGCGGCGCGGGCCATGGAGCGCTGGCAGAAGCTCTACAAGGCGGAGCTCGTGAATCCCGAAGTGCTGACCAAGACCTCGTCGACGGATACCCACCGGCTCTTCTGGACAGGTCGGTACGCCTATCACACGAATCACTCCTACTACCTCAAGACCATCGCCGGGGAGCCTGAGAACTCGAAGCTCGCCCCGAAGAAAGCCAAGATGGCGATGTACCCCGGCAATGGCAGCAGCTACATGTGGACCGACTCCTACGTGGTGAACGCCAAGACCAAGGTGCTCGAGGACGCGTGGAAGCTCACGCGGTTCCTCGGCGGCAACCTGCACGGCGACTGGTACGTCCAGCGCCAGTGGTGCCTGATCTCGGGGCTCGATAACCCATACCCCGAGATGTACGACCATGCCGAGATCATCCAGTCCTACGACCGATGGATAGACCTCAAGCTCCTCCGCGAGCAGTACAAGAAGGGCAAGGTCATCGCGGCCTACAAGGAGCCGTGGTACGGGGAATACGATACGAAAGCCGTGGCCACGGTCCAAAACATCATCCGCGGCGTCACCACCGTTCCCAAGGGCCTGAAGGACCTCACGGCGCTCCAGAAGTCTCTCGCGTAG
- a CDS encoding M20/M25/M40 family metallo-hydrolase has translation MNDALSGQTVELLQQMIRNQCVNDGSVASGQEVRTSDVLRAYLEGSGLDIEVYEPDGAPGRTSLVARIEGTDPAAPTLCLMGHTDVVPVTPATWTRDPFGGELVNGEVWGRGAVDMLNLTASQAVALKALARRGWRPRGTLVYLACADEEAGGALGAGHVCKRHWDALRADYLLTENGGTVSSHGDQLNVTVHVGEKGVAWRRLRVKGTPGHGSMPYGADNALVKAAHVVSRLADYRPAPYVDDLWTAFVASLSLDPAVKAALVDPSRVDETIAKLSPAMAKFAWSATHTTFSPNMCRAGVKTNVIPDIVDIEVDIRTIPGDNEDEVRRHIDKALGDLSEEVAVEKLFSKQASVSPTGTPLWDVLGRVVDGHYQGAKLLPRMIVGFTDAPYFREHGAVAYGFGLFSRTLTAEAMSSRFHGNDERVDVESLALTTQAWLDTCELFLG, from the coding sequence ATGAACGACGCCCTAAGCGGCCAGACCGTCGAGCTGCTGCAGCAGATGATCCGTAATCAGTGCGTGAACGACGGCTCTGTCGCATCCGGCCAGGAGGTGCGCACCAGCGACGTGCTGCGCGCTTATCTCGAGGGCAGCGGCCTCGACATCGAGGTCTACGAGCCCGACGGAGCGCCGGGCCGCACCAGTCTCGTCGCCCGCATCGAGGGGACTGATCCGGCCGCGCCCACCCTCTGCCTGATGGGGCACACCGACGTCGTGCCCGTGACGCCCGCGACCTGGACGCGCGATCCCTTCGGGGGCGAGCTGGTGAACGGCGAGGTGTGGGGTCGCGGCGCGGTCGACATGCTGAACCTCACCGCCTCCCAGGCCGTCGCGCTGAAGGCGCTGGCCCGGCGCGGGTGGCGGCCCCGGGGCACGCTGGTCTACCTGGCGTGCGCCGACGAGGAGGCCGGCGGCGCGCTCGGCGCCGGGCACGTGTGCAAGCGGCACTGGGATGCGCTCCGGGCGGATTACCTGTTGACCGAGAATGGCGGGACCGTCAGCTCGCACGGCGACCAGCTGAACGTGACTGTGCACGTCGGCGAGAAGGGCGTGGCCTGGCGCCGGCTGCGCGTCAAGGGCACGCCGGGACACGGCTCGATGCCGTACGGCGCGGACAACGCGCTCGTCAAGGCCGCGCACGTGGTCAGCCGCCTGGCGGACTACCGGCCGGCGCCGTACGTGGATGATCTCTGGACCGCCTTCGTCGCCTCGCTCAGCCTCGACCCGGCTGTGAAGGCCGCCCTGGTCGATCCCTCTCGCGTGGACGAGACCATCGCCAAGCTCTCCCCGGCCATGGCCAAGTTCGCGTGGTCGGCCACGCACACGACTTTCTCGCCGAATATGTGCCGCGCCGGCGTGAAGACCAACGTCATCCCCGACATCGTCGACATCGAGGTGGACATCCGGACTATCCCAGGCGACAACGAGGACGAGGTGCGCCGGCACATCGACAAGGCCCTCGGCGACCTGTCGGAAGAGGTGGCCGTCGAGAAGCTCTTCTCCAAGCAGGCGTCCGTGTCGCCCACGGGGACACCGCTCTGGGACGTGCTGGGTCGAGTTGTCGACGGGCACTACCAGGGCGCGAAGCTCTTGCCGCGCATGATCGTCGGGTTCACGGACGCGCCCTACTTCCGCGAGCATGGCGCTGTCGCCTACGGCTTCGGCCTGTTCTCGCGGACCCTGACGGCGGAGGCGATGTCCAGCCGTTTCCACGGCAACGACGAGCGTGTCGATGTGGAATCGCTGGCCCTCACCACCCAGGCCTGGCTCGACACCTGCGAGCTGTTCCTCGGGTAG
- a CDS encoding alpha/beta fold hydrolase yields the protein MPLFTRPDAEIHYEVHGSGYPLLLFAPGGLRSQLEFWRHSPGNPDAPPPWMNPMVDLAGRFTVIGMDQRNAGNSRGAVTATHGWHTYAGDHLALMDHLGHRRFHVMGGCIGGTYCLTLCELAPERVTAAVLQNPIGMHENRDTWDDGVRNFAKTMLARDPTLSEDIIQKFGHNMFGGEFVFSVSREFVRRCTTPLLLQPGTDKPHPAETSAEIARLAPNLEIQKDWRGPEHLAESIRRVTDFLTRHTPKT from the coding sequence ATGCCGTTATTCACGCGCCCTGATGCCGAGATCCACTACGAAGTCCACGGGTCGGGCTATCCGCTGCTGCTCTTTGCGCCGGGCGGCCTGCGCTCGCAGCTCGAGTTCTGGCGTCACAGCCCGGGTAATCCCGATGCCCCGCCGCCGTGGATGAATCCCATGGTCGATCTGGCGGGCCGGTTCACCGTGATCGGCATGGATCAGCGCAACGCGGGCAATTCGCGGGGGGCGGTGACGGCGACCCACGGATGGCACACGTACGCCGGTGATCACCTGGCGTTGATGGATCATCTCGGCCATCGCCGCTTCCATGTCATGGGCGGCTGCATCGGGGGCACCTACTGCCTGACGCTGTGCGAGCTGGCGCCTGAGCGAGTCACCGCCGCGGTGCTCCAGAACCCGATCGGCATGCACGAGAACCGGGACACCTGGGACGATGGTGTGCGCAACTTCGCCAAGACCATGCTGGCGCGCGATCCCACGCTAAGCGAGGACATCATTCAGAAGTTCGGTCACAACATGTTCGGCGGAGAGTTCGTCTTCTCGGTGAGCCGCGAGTTCGTCCGCCGCTGCACCACGCCGCTCCTGCTCCAGCCCGGCACCGACAAGCCGCACCCGGCCGAGACCAGCGCCGAGATCGCCCGCCTGGCCCCCAATCTCGAGATCCAGAAGGACTGGCGCGGCCCGGAGCACCTGGCCGAGTCGATCCGCCGGGTCACCGACTTCCTGACCCGGCACACGCCCAAGACATGA
- a CDS encoding cupin domain-containing protein has product MGTRRSLRFVAWLFTLVAGVGIGTAIGQQSPPVDTKGVDAQVVSTVDLAPDMSGYQLRLRKLTIEPGGVAGIHSHKDRPAFAYILEGTLTEGREGGYVKQYKAGDVLTEARTVTHWAENKTSSKVVLVGVDIIKNP; this is encoded by the coding sequence ATGGGCACAAGACGTTCGCTGCGGTTCGTGGCTTGGCTGTTCACGCTGGTAGCAGGCGTCGGAATCGGGACGGCAATCGGCCAGCAGAGCCCCCCGGTCGACACCAAGGGAGTTGATGCGCAAGTCGTGAGTACCGTCGATCTGGCTCCTGACATGTCGGGCTATCAGTTGCGGTTGCGGAAGCTCACCATCGAACCCGGCGGCGTGGCCGGGATCCACAGCCACAAGGACCGGCCCGCCTTCGCCTACATCCTCGAAGGCACGCTGACGGAAGGGAGAGAAGGCGGCTACGTGAAGCAGTACAAGGCGGGTGACGTCCTTACGGAAGCGCGCACCGTCACTCACTGGGCCGAGAACAAGACCTCCAGCAAGGTCGTGCTCGTCGGCGTGGATATCATCAAGAACCCATAG
- a CDS encoding amidohydrolase family protein → MRVIDMECSVPKRADAPPTAAPGPPRAERPAGYGMANYGRIFRSRRDGGDARPATELSVYVELLERAGIVRAVPFGTTNDEAAELVRDYPDRFIGLARISAFDGMRGVRELERRAREQGFRALGVSALIDGIPASDRRFYPLYTKAAELDIPVRIYSSMNYATDRPYDLGHPRHLDQVAIDFPELTIIGGLGGWPWVNEMVALVRRHPKLYLDTSAHRAKYLGQAGSGWEMLMQFGNTLIQDKVLVGLSAGLVGQPHETLIKEYLDLPLKDAVKEKWLYGNAARVFGLE, encoded by the coding sequence ATGCGCGTGATCGACATGGAGTGCAGCGTCCCGAAGCGCGCCGACGCGCCGCCGACAGCAGCGCCTGGCCCGCCGCGAGCCGAGCGGCCTGCCGGCTACGGCATGGCCAACTACGGGCGCATCTTCCGCTCGCGCCGGGACGGAGGCGACGCGCGGCCGGCGACGGAGCTCTCAGTCTACGTCGAGTTGCTCGAGCGCGCGGGTATCGTGCGGGCCGTCCCCTTCGGCACCACCAACGACGAAGCGGCCGAGCTGGTGCGCGACTACCCCGACCGCTTCATCGGCCTCGCCCGCATCAGCGCGTTCGACGGCATGCGCGGGGTCCGCGAGCTGGAGCGCCGGGCGCGTGAGCAGGGCTTCCGGGCCCTCGGGGTCTCGGCCCTCATCGACGGCATCCCGGCCAGCGATCGGCGCTTCTACCCGCTCTACACCAAGGCCGCGGAACTGGACATCCCCGTGCGCATCTACTCGTCCATGAACTACGCGACCGACCGGCCGTACGACCTCGGCCACCCGAGGCACCTCGACCAGGTGGCCATCGACTTCCCCGAGCTGACGATCATCGGCGGGCTCGGGGGCTGGCCGTGGGTGAACGAGATGGTCGCGCTCGTCCGTCGCCATCCGAAGCTCTACCTCGACACCTCCGCCCACCGCGCCAAGTACCTCGGCCAAGCCGGCTCGGGATGGGAGATGCTGATGCAGTTCGGCAACACGCTCATCCAGGACAAGGTCCTGGTCGGGCTCTCGGCGGGCCTCGTCGGCCAGCCGCACGAGACGCTGATCAAGGAGTACCTGGACCTGCCGCTCAAGGACGCCGTCAAAGAGAAGTGGCTCTACGGCAACGCCGCCCGGGTCTTCGGGCTCGAGTAG
- a CDS encoding fumarylacetoacetate hydrolase family protein, with product MLTPETTDATARAYLEARRSRTRYRPLDPAVRSAPLDDAYRIQDALHRLMADAGRGEIVGWKIALTSKAMQQMTGVDQPAAGAIFSKVMHPSPARIELTAYHHLGVEFEVAVRLGDDLPVSGTPWTRASVTGRVTACMPAFELVEDGNADYKTLDAFTLVAQNAWNGGVVLGRPVTDWRGVDLESAVTRCWINDAPGGQGKTGDALGHPFEAVAWLANLLNRRGRMLHRGMIVMTGSSITTKFPAPGDRVRFAIDGLGEVTLEAAR from the coding sequence ATGCTGACCCCTGAGACGACGGACGCCACCGCCCGCGCCTACTTGGAAGCGCGCCGGTCGCGCACACGGTACCGCCCGCTGGACCCTGCCGTCCGCTCGGCGCCGCTCGACGACGCCTATCGCATCCAGGACGCGCTGCACAGGCTCATGGCCGATGCCGGGCGGGGCGAAATCGTCGGCTGGAAGATCGCGCTGACCTCGAAGGCGATGCAGCAGATGACCGGGGTGGACCAGCCCGCCGCCGGCGCCATCTTCTCGAAGGTCATGCATCCCTCGCCGGCCCGGATCGAACTAACCGCGTATCACCACCTGGGCGTCGAGTTCGAGGTGGCGGTGCGGCTCGGCGACGATCTGCCGGTGAGCGGCACGCCCTGGACGCGCGCGTCCGTGACAGGCCGCGTGACCGCCTGCATGCCCGCCTTCGAGCTCGTGGAGGACGGGAATGCGGACTACAAGACGCTCGACGCCTTCACCCTCGTGGCCCAGAACGCCTGGAACGGCGGGGTCGTCCTCGGTAGGCCGGTGACGGATTGGCGCGGCGTTGACCTCGAGAGCGCGGTGACGCGGTGCTGGATCAACGATGCGCCCGGGGGCCAGGGCAAGACCGGCGATGCGCTGGGCCATCCCTTCGAGGCGGTGGCGTGGCTGGCGAATCTCCTCAACCGCCGCGGCCGCATGCTCCATCGCGGGATGATCGTGATGACGGGCAGCAGCATAACCACGAAGTTCCCGGCGCCCGGCGACCGCGTGCGCTTCGCCATCGACGGCCTCGGCGAGGTAACGCTCGAGGCCGCGCGGTAG
- a CDS encoding aromatic ring-hydroxylating dioxygenase subunit alpha — protein MSTSPPRREWPGATLARVPYWVYGDEANYRAELRRIFEGPVWNYVGLESDLARTGDFRTTFVGEMPVVVVRGETGEIHAFENRCAHRGALIALDDCGSTGKRFQCVYHAWSYDLRGALVGVAFEKGANGKGGMPESFCKADHGPRQLRTATIGGLVFASLSPAAPPIEEYLGEAVRARLLRVLGRPVQVLGRFVQALPNNWKLYVENVKDTYHASLLHTFFSTFHISRLTQGGGVLVSPDGAHHVSATIDRGDDRGSTAYRDQGIRSESDRYRLTDPSLLDTVKEFGDDIQLQILTVFPNLVVQQVYNALAVRQVLPKGPGAMELHWTYLGFADDTAEMRRRRLRQANLVGPAGYVSMEDGCVGGFVQRGVAAAEDALSVVNMGGEGAESQDTRATEAAVRGFWKAYRAYMGY, from the coding sequence ATGAGCACATCGCCTCCGCGTCGCGAATGGCCCGGCGCGACTCTCGCCCGCGTCCCGTACTGGGTCTACGGGGACGAGGCCAACTACCGCGCCGAGCTGCGGCGCATCTTCGAGGGCCCCGTCTGGAACTATGTTGGCCTGGAGTCCGACCTCGCCCGGACTGGCGACTTCCGCACGACCTTCGTGGGCGAGATGCCGGTGGTCGTGGTGCGGGGCGAGACGGGCGAGATCCATGCCTTCGAGAACCGCTGCGCCCATCGCGGCGCCCTCATCGCGCTCGACGACTGCGGCTCGACCGGCAAGCGCTTCCAGTGCGTCTATCACGCGTGGAGCTACGACCTGCGGGGCGCGCTCGTGGGAGTGGCCTTCGAGAAGGGCGCGAACGGCAAGGGCGGGATGCCGGAGTCCTTCTGCAAGGCGGACCATGGACCGCGCCAGCTCCGAACGGCCACGATCGGCGGCCTGGTGTTCGCCAGCCTGTCGCCGGCGGCGCCGCCCATCGAGGAGTATCTGGGAGAGGCGGTGCGGGCGCGGCTCCTTCGCGTGCTCGGCAGGCCGGTCCAGGTGCTGGGCCGCTTCGTCCAGGCCCTGCCGAACAACTGGAAGCTCTACGTCGAGAACGTGAAGGACACCTATCACGCGAGCTTGCTCCACACCTTCTTCAGCACCTTCCACATCTCGCGCCTCACCCAGGGCGGCGGGGTGCTCGTCAGCCCTGACGGCGCCCACCACGTCAGCGCCACCATCGATCGCGGCGACGACCGGGGCAGCACCGCTTACCGCGACCAGGGCATCCGCTCGGAGAGCGACCGCTACCGCCTCACCGATCCGAGCCTCCTCGACACGGTGAAGGAGTTCGGCGACGACATCCAGCTCCAGATCCTCACCGTCTTCCCGAACCTGGTGGTGCAGCAGGTGTACAACGCGCTCGCGGTGCGCCAGGTGCTGCCCAAGGGACCGGGCGCGATGGAGCTGCACTGGACCTACCTGGGCTTCGCCGACGACACCGCCGAGATGCGGCGCCGGCGGCTCCGCCAGGCCAACCTCGTCGGGCCGGCCGGGTACGTCTCGATGGAAGACGGCTGCGTGGGCGGCTTCGTCCAGCGCGGCGTCGCCGCCGCGGAGGATGCACTGTCGGTCGTGAACATGGGCGGGGAGGGCGCCGAGTCCCAGGACACGCGGGCCACCGAGGCAGCGGTGCGTGGCTTCTGGAAGGCGTATCGCGCCTACATGGGCTACTAG
- a CDS encoding aromatic-ring-hydroxylating dioxygenase subunit beta: MLERVSRLNAEYARAIDDDRLEDWPDFFTEPCLYSITSADNHRQGMPVGVIYADSKGMLKDRVAALREANVYERQSYRHVVGLPAILGERDGAVRAETPFLVVRIMRDGTMALFATGRYLDALVEEAGVLRFRERVVVCDSSRIDTLLAIPL; encoded by the coding sequence GTGCTCGAGCGGGTGTCCCGGCTCAACGCGGAGTACGCGCGCGCCATCGACGACGACCGGCTCGAGGACTGGCCCGACTTCTTCACCGAGCCCTGCCTCTACTCCATCACGTCCGCCGACAATCACCGCCAAGGGATGCCCGTCGGCGTCATCTACGCCGACTCGAAGGGCATGCTGAAGGATCGCGTCGCCGCCCTGCGCGAGGCGAACGTCTACGAGCGCCAGTCGTACCGGCACGTGGTGGGCCTGCCCGCCATCCTCGGCGAGCGGGACGGCGCGGTGCGCGCGGAGACGCCATTCCTCGTGGTCCGCATCATGCGCGACGGCACCATGGCGCTCTTCGCCACCGGCCGTTACCTGGACGCCCTCGTCGAAGAGGCGGGTGTCCTCCGCTTCCGCGAGCGGGTCGTCGTCTGCGACAGCAGCCGCATCGACACCCTGCTCGCGATCCCCCTCTAG
- a CDS encoding MBL fold metallo-hydrolase — protein MRERKVGDILITRVIESERPDFDAGQFFPTITPEQWAPYRQRLAGWAMDPGSNGLVFPMQSFLVRTPHHTIVVDTCVGDHKKRLRPNWNMTSSGEFLKRFAETGVRPEQVDYVLCTHMHTDHVGWNTRWENGRWVPTFPNAKYIMSEKELAYWSTLHKETPQNQIEDSVLPIVEQGRAQLVKNDFAIGDEVRFESTAGHTPDHVSVRIVSKGAEAVITGDLIHSPVQCLETDWVPRPDFDPPQAAATRRAFLERYCERDVLVCASHFPSPSFGRVVREGKAFWFEYAKA, from the coding sequence ATGCGAGAGCGGAAAGTCGGCGACATCCTGATTACGCGCGTCATCGAGTCCGAGCGTCCCGACTTCGACGCCGGGCAGTTCTTTCCCACCATCACTCCGGAGCAGTGGGCGCCCTACCGCCAGCGCCTGGCCGGCTGGGCGATGGACCCGGGCTCGAACGGCCTCGTCTTCCCGATGCAGTCCTTCCTGGTGCGCACCCCGCACCACACCATAGTCGTGGACACCTGCGTGGGCGATCACAAGAAGCGCCTCCGCCCAAACTGGAACATGACCTCCAGCGGCGAGTTCCTCAAGCGATTCGCCGAGACAGGAGTCCGGCCGGAGCAAGTGGACTACGTGCTGTGCACCCACATGCATACCGACCACGTGGGGTGGAACACGCGCTGGGAGAACGGACGCTGGGTGCCGACCTTCCCCAACGCGAAATACATCATGTCCGAGAAGGAGCTGGCCTACTGGTCCACTCTCCACAAGGAGACGCCCCAGAACCAGATCGAAGACAGCGTGCTCCCGATCGTCGAGCAGGGCCGCGCCCAGCTGGTGAAGAACGATTTCGCCATCGGCGACGAAGTCCGGTTCGAGTCCACCGCGGGGCACACGCCCGACCACGTCAGCGTGCGCATCGTCTCGAAGGGCGCGGAGGCGGTGATCACCGGTGACCTCATCCACTCGCCGGTGCAGTGTCTCGAGACCGACTGGGTGCCCCGTCCGGATTTCGATCCGCCGCAGGCGGCGGCCACTCGCCGCGCCTTCCTCGAGCGCTACTGCGAACGCGACGTGCTGGTCTGCGCCTCGCACTTCCCGTCGCCTTCCTTCGGCCGCGTGGTCCGGGAGGGCAAGGCATTCTGGTTCGAGTACGCGAAGGCTTGA